A window of Glycine soja cultivar W05 chromosome 2, ASM419377v2, whole genome shotgun sequence genomic DNA:
AGCTACATatgatgaaccttttttttatatagccATCTGTCAGAAAGCTGAACCATCATAAAATTCCTTATTACTAATTTTACATGCAAAATCAacattctaaaatttaaattaagatataatGAGAAGAAATTCTGATCTTATTATGGGTTAATAAAGCAAagcaaaaaattgaaatgatggAGATTGAAATAGATAGGCAAGTGTGAAAGATAGGTACAGAGTGTACCAAAACTCCTCCTTTTGGAGTATTTAAAAACACAAACGACATGAGAAAAGAGGATTGGTCAATCAGTATTAAGAAGGACTTTTTCTGAGCATTACATAGACATCAATATTTGTAGTTATCGTCAAACCTTTAATCACCTGGCTTTTTCAAGTGATGCTAGCTATTTGAGAAACATTAAAATCAAGAAAGAAGATAACAATTTAGACTGTTTGGGAAATATCAACTTTCCAACATTAACTAATCAAGATGACTTTGATTAATAATTTCAAAGCAATAGAACCAAAAAATTTGAAGCATGCACTTACCACACTTTCAGGAACTCCTGGAGGCGGTAAGGGCAGGTTTTTGGGTGGAGGACCCAAAAGATAAGACCTCTTGTCAAAACGCCATTCTCCAATCTTCCCATATGTCAGTTCCCCCTGGATGAAGTAATAAGGAGTAAATACCTTACACATAAAACAACTAAGCATGCAAGACTCACATTTTATACATGGACAGACATAAGCAAAACTGCAAAAGTAATACTGACCACAGAAACATAGTTTCTCTACCTTACTTTCACATCATAGTTGCATTAAGGAGAATGAACTCACCTTCATATTATAGTCACATCCATATGTATAGTGGATGATAAACTTATTCTCAACATTTAAGTCCCAAGGTGGCTGAAACATTCCAATGATGCATGTCATTGACTAGTGTATAAATTCCTtaagtaacaaatacaaaaCAACACAAGCAATTCAAACCTGAAGCATAAAGTCTTTGCGAAGATTATGCTTTACACCATGCAATGCAGATGCCACAGCATAAGCATACCTTTACTCAACAGAGAATCAAAGCAGCAGAAGGTTAGACCTATTAATACAGACCACGGTCcaggaaaaattataaaatgaaaagaacatcagtaaatgataaataataaaaaatgaagcctCCGAATCGTGAATTCGTGAATTTCTATGGTAATACTCACATTTCAAGCACCCATCCAAAAGCTTTATCAGTCTCTTGATCATCTTTCATTCTCAATGAAACATTTACCCATGTGGAAGCTATTTCCTCCATCAAAGACTGATGATAAAGAAAAttcaatgccttaaatgaaAGAATATGTTGCTTATGGGAAAATCACAAAAATCTGATAATAGCTATAACAGTAACAATTACAGCTATATGGGTCACAATATAACTACTAAAATCAATCAAGCACAGTATGCAGACTATTGAGATTTCACCTTCTTAATGATTACAGGAGAATTGCCAATTGGATCAACATCAGTAACAGGACCGTTTTCCTCAGGATAGAATTTCctgattattttttcattctgaTCTGGTTTTATATAGAAAAATGGAAATGCTGCGGGCAGGGTTCCCTGAGCCAAATTAGGCAAAGGCTTTACAAATATGTGGTCAGGTTCTGCCATCAGAATATATCTGCACCAATCATAAAATGTGCTGCCTCTTAGATTTCATTGTTGGAGAGCATAAAAATTGTAGAAAAGCAGAATTAAGACACTTACTCTTCCTCAATATCTGCTTTCTCCAGCCACTGAACAAAAGCCCATGGTCTATTTAGGACAATATAACCCTGCACCAAAAATAAGAGGATATAAATTTTGATGACAGCGTTAGTTGATGGGAAATTGGGAATAA
This region includes:
- the LOC114401285 gene encoding hydroxyproline O-arabinosyltransferase 3-like, which codes for MIVRKGMGRAKSLLLLLMVLLFSFATYNLVAMIMDHKADGLESLNRKMMVSGKTNSKFHVAVTATDAAYNQWQCRIMYYWYKKVKDMPGSDMGKFTRILHSGRSDQLMDEIPTFVVDPLPEGLDKGYIVLNRPWAFVQWLEKADIEEEYILMAEPDHIFVKPLPNLAQGTLPAAFPFFYIKPDQNEKIIRKFYPEENGPVTDVDPIGNSPVIIKKSLMEEIASTWVNVSLRMKDDQETDKAFGWVLEMYAYAVASALHGVKHNLRKDFMLQPPWDLNVENKFIIHYTYGCDYNMKGELTYGKIGEWRFDKRSYLLGPPPKNLPLPPPGVPESVVRLVKMVNEATANIPEWDSLNKS